A window of Papilio machaon chromosome 1, ilPapMach1.1, whole genome shotgun sequence contains these coding sequences:
- the LOC106714176 gene encoding lysosomal thioesterase PPT2 homolog yields MFLKITSAFLLLFINLSASYKPVVLIHGIMTGSGSMEIIKFRIQEKHPGTVVYNVNRFESWSSLETMWHQVLEIGQDVANISSKHPEGINIIGYSQGGLVARGIIQTFPNITVDTFISLSSPQAGQYGAGFLHVVFPGLVKETAYELFYSRLGQHTSVGNYWRDPYHQKLYETYNVYLPYINNHIKSKRSADFKANLLKVKRLVLVGGPDDQVITPWQSSQFGYYDGNETVVEMRNQDIYVEDHIGLKSLDVAGRLHLLTVPGVNHFDWHMNVSIMDDFLLPYLD; encoded by the exons atgtttttgaaaataacttctgcatttttactattatttatcaatttaagtGCAAGTTATAAACCAGTTGTTTTAATTCATGGCATTATGACGGGAAGTGGGAGcatggaaattattaaattcaggATACAAGag AAACACCCTGGTACAGttgtatataatgtaaataggTTTGAAAGTTGGTCTAGTTTAGAAACAATGTGGCATCAAGTGTTGGAGATTGGTCAAGATGTGGCCAACATCTCATCCAAACATCCAGAaggtattaatattatag GATATTCACAAGGAGGTTTAGTCGCAAGAGGTATTATACAAACTTTTCCAAATATAACAGTGGATACATTTATATCTTTGAGTTCACCACAAGCCGGACAGTATGGAG CTGGTTTTCTACATGTTGTGTTTCCTGGTCTTGTTAAGGAGACTGCATATGAGTTGTTTTACTCTCGTTTGGGACAGCACACTTCCGTAGGCAACTACTGGAGAGATCCGTATCATCAAAAGCTTTATGAAACATACAATGTATACCTGCCCTATATTAATAATCATATCAA atcaAAGAGATCCGCTGATTTCAAGGCCAacttattaaaagttaaacgATTGGTCCTTGTTGGTGGTCCTGATGACCAAGTTATAACACCATGGCAGAGCAG CCAATTTGGATACTACGATGGTAATGAAACTGTGGTGGAAATGAGGAATCAGGATATTTATGTGGAGGACCACATCGGGCTGAAGTCTCTGGATGTAGCAGGTCGTCTGCATCTCCTCACTGTGCCAGGAGTCAACCACTTCGACTGGCACATGAATGTTAGCATTATGGATGATTTCCTACTACCCTACTTAGATTAG